Proteins from a genomic interval of Vibrio casei:
- the rimK gene encoding 30S ribosomal protein S6--L-glutamate ligase — protein MKIGILSRNRSLYSTKRLIEACQSRGHEVKVIDALRCYMNINSEKPEIHFKGEELKDFDAIVPRIGASVTFYGTAVLRQFEMMGVYPVNESVAITRSRDKLRSMQLLSRKGIGMPITGFASKPDDIKDLLEMVNGAPVVIKLLEGTQGIGVVLAETRKAAESVIEAFMGLKANIMVQEYIKEAGGADIRCFVIGDKVIAAMKRQASEGEFRSNLHRGGTASLVRITPEERKTAVAAAKIMGLNVAGVDLLRSSRGPLVMEVNSSPGLEGIEAATGKDVAGMIIDFIEKNASEKGTRTRGRG, from the coding sequence ATGAAAATCGGAATTTTATCTCGCAACCGCTCTTTGTATTCAACCAAACGCTTAATTGAAGCGTGTCAAAGCAGAGGCCATGAAGTCAAAGTTATCGATGCATTGCGCTGTTACATGAACATAAACTCTGAGAAACCTGAAATTCATTTTAAAGGTGAAGAGTTAAAAGATTTCGACGCTATCGTGCCTCGTATTGGCGCGTCAGTGACATTTTATGGTACTGCGGTACTTCGTCAGTTTGAAATGATGGGCGTTTATCCTGTCAACGAATCTGTAGCGATAACCCGATCTCGAGATAAATTGCGTTCAATGCAGCTGTTATCTCGTAAAGGTATTGGGATGCCTATCACTGGTTTTGCCAGCAAACCTGATGATATTAAAGATCTTCTAGAAATGGTGAACGGTGCCCCTGTTGTGATCAAATTGCTAGAAGGCACGCAAGGTATCGGGGTTGTATTAGCAGAAACACGTAAAGCAGCAGAAAGCGTGATTGAAGCATTCATGGGGCTAAAAGCCAACATCATGGTACAAGAATATATTAAAGAAGCTGGCGGAGCTGATATTCGTTGTTTTGTTATTGGTGATAAGGTCATTGCAGCAATGAAACGACAAGCCAGTGAAGGTGAGTTTCGTTCAAACCTTCACCGGGGCGGTACAGCGTCATTAGTTCGCATTACGCCAGAAGAGCGTAAAACGGCTGTAGCGGCAGCAAAAATAATGGGTTTGAACGTTGCTGGGGTTGACTTACTTCGTTCCTCTCGTGGCCCTTTAGTGATGGAAGTAAACTCATCACCAGGCCTTGAAGGCATTGAGGCGGCAACAGGGAAAGATGTTGCTGGCATGATCATCGATTTTATTGAAAAGAATGCATCAGAAAAAGGAACTAGGACCCGTGGCCGAGGTTAA